In a single window of the Bacillus clarus genome:
- a CDS encoding UDP-glucose dehydrogenase family protein, with protein sequence MDICIIGSGYVGLTSAAVLADLGHHVICVDKNQNKIDTLQKGECPIYEPGLAELMHKNRNRLQFRSDIVQVIQQTPVILIAVGTPSMPNGKTDLKYIYSIIDMLAQTIKSYKTIITKSTVPPGTNQLLGKMLIKKGVDSSLFNIVSNPEFLREGSAIHDMLFPDRTVVGIQEDDTNSLEIMQTLYKGIQAPFFHTSLNEAEMIKYTSNAFLATKISFINEIARICDAYHIDITEVAKGIGYDFRINPHFLQAGLGYGGSCFPKDLNSLIYTAKSTQVSVPILQAVQSINSTQVDLYIEKIKNNLKDPSSKKLTILGISFKPNTDDTRYSLAVTLIEKLIPLGYEIHAYDPKAHLPSRVKKQVIQHTELEPSITNSDCIIIATEWDEFKTLDWQQVKKLMRGCKIVDGRNCIEQKEIVKHGLHYIGVGRP encoded by the coding sequence ATGGATATATGTATTATAGGCTCTGGCTATGTCGGACTAACATCAGCAGCAGTATTAGCCGATTTAGGACATCATGTTATTTGCGTTGATAAAAATCAAAATAAAATTGATACTCTCCAAAAAGGAGAGTGTCCGATCTATGAACCAGGTTTAGCAGAACTTATGCACAAAAATCGGAATCGGTTACAATTCCGTAGCGATATTGTTCAAGTTATTCAACAAACACCAGTTATTCTTATTGCTGTAGGAACACCTTCCATGCCAAACGGAAAAACGGATTTAAAATATATTTACTCTATTATCGATATGTTAGCTCAAACTATAAAGTCATATAAAACCATTATCACAAAAAGTACAGTTCCACCAGGTACCAATCAACTATTGGGCAAAATGCTTATAAAAAAAGGTGTAGATTCCTCACTTTTTAATATCGTTTCTAATCCCGAATTTCTTCGTGAAGGATCCGCTATTCATGATATGCTCTTTCCCGATAGAACCGTCGTAGGTATACAAGAAGATGACACAAATTCACTAGAAATTATGCAAACTTTATATAAAGGCATTCAAGCCCCATTCTTTCATACAAGTTTAAATGAGGCAGAAATGATCAAGTATACATCTAATGCGTTTTTAGCTACGAAAATATCTTTTATAAATGAAATCGCTAGAATTTGTGACGCTTACCACATTGATATTACTGAGGTAGCAAAAGGAATTGGGTATGACTTCCGAATTAATCCCCATTTTCTTCAAGCAGGACTTGGTTATGGAGGATCTTGTTTTCCAAAAGATCTAAATTCATTAATTTACACAGCAAAGAGTACACAAGTATCAGTCCCTATTTTACAAGCTGTGCAATCTATTAATTCGACACAAGTAGATCTCTACATTGAAAAAATCAAAAACAATTTAAAAGATCCTTCTTCAAAAAAATTAACAATTTTAGGGATTTCCTTCAAACCAAATACAGATGATACACGCTACTCTCTCGCTGTAACACTTATTGAAAAATTAATTCCGCTCGGTTACGAGATTCACGCCTATGATCCCAAAGCACATCTTCCTTCGCGTGTAAAAAAACAAGTTATACAACATACTGAATTGGAGCCTTCTATTACAAATTCAGATTGTATAATTATTGCCACAGAATGGGACGAATTTAAAACACTTGATTGGCAACAAGTAAAAAAATTAATGCGAGGATGCAAAATCGTTGATGGTCGCAATTGTATTGAACAAAAAGAAATAGTAAAACACGGTTTACACTACATAGGGGTTGGGCGCCCATGA